The Sediminispirochaeta smaragdinae DSM 11293 genome has a segment encoding these proteins:
- a CDS encoding CheR family methyltransferase: MSTIRQNIKEEEASRIENIDFKMVTFSLAGKEYGIDIMKVKEISKANRFTFVPNSASYVRGVYNLRGDIISVIDLRVMFNLPAPKVAEGVMEDMIILRLDEMLIGVIVDSIDKVVGINSETIQPPHPIFGDINIKFIKGVVENDDRLYLILDVERILGQKGEAPSRGPRPLAAVAPVEEEAYSEDKNLDAEPVASEAKVDFSFVVETLNTFRHFVVSPLNIAWTEHRFEQWKQERGEAVEAVQLQNVEDADAFLLPFYSDASGHFFPASLKDAYAALFRSLKTDRGQIAVWNPGCGRGYETYSLAAILKEVFTDKAVKIWAHDKDLLSISTAPNLVFQKEHVPSYLLPYVVEGKNGLSFGPELKDLILFEYHDILHGNPFPEVDLIVARDLGSFFSRQDQDKLIRIFTEKIRTGGLLVLGKNEVISDPGWETVEQAGLTAYRKKR; encoded by the coding sequence ATGAGTACCATTCGACAAAATATTAAAGAGGAAGAGGCCTCGCGCATCGAGAATATTGACTTTAAGATGGTCACATTTTCTCTTGCCGGTAAAGAATACGGTATCGATATCATGAAGGTGAAGGAGATTTCGAAAGCAAACCGTTTCACCTTCGTACCTAACTCGGCATCTTATGTCCGCGGTGTCTACAATCTTCGTGGTGATATTATTTCGGTAATAGACTTGCGGGTTATGTTTAATCTGCCAGCTCCGAAGGTTGCCGAGGGGGTTATGGAGGATATGATTATCCTTCGTTTGGACGAGATGTTGATTGGCGTTATTGTCGATTCCATCGACAAGGTCGTGGGTATCAACTCGGAGACTATACAGCCTCCGCACCCCATTTTCGGTGATATCAATATCAAGTTCATCAAGGGAGTCGTTGAAAACGATGATCGACTCTATCTCATTCTTGATGTCGAAAGGATCCTTGGACAAAAAGGGGAAGCTCCTTCTCGCGGGCCTCGACCGCTTGCCGCCGTTGCGCCGGTGGAAGAAGAGGCCTATTCGGAAGATAAAAATCTTGATGCCGAGCCTGTGGCTTCCGAAGCAAAAGTCGATTTCTCTTTTGTTGTTGAAACCTTGAATACATTTCGTCATTTTGTTGTTTCACCCCTTAATATTGCCTGGACCGAACACCGTTTTGAGCAGTGGAAACAAGAAAGAGGGGAAGCGGTTGAGGCAGTACAGCTTCAGAATGTGGAAGATGCGGATGCTTTTCTTTTGCCTTTCTATTCCGATGCTTCAGGCCATTTCTTCCCTGCATCGCTTAAAGACGCATATGCTGCCCTTTTTCGTAGCTTGAAAACCGATCGTGGGCAGATCGCGGTCTGGAATCCAGGTTGTGGGAGAGGCTATGAAACCTATTCGCTTGCTGCGATTCTCAAAGAGGTGTTTACCGATAAAGCCGTGAAGATTTGGGCCCATGACAAGGATCTCCTGTCGATATCGACGGCTCCGAATTTAGTTTTCCAAAAAGAACATGTACCCAGCTACCTGCTTCCCTATGTTGTGGAGGGCAAAAATGGTCTCAGCTTTGGACCGGAATTGAAGGATCTTATTCTTTTTGAATACCATGATATTTTGCATGGTAATCCGTTTCCTGAGGTCGATTTGATCGTTGCTCGTGACCTTGGTTCTTTTTTTAGCAGACAGGATCAGGACAAATTAATACGAATTTTCACGGAAAAGATAAGAACAGGCGGATTACTTGTTCTTGGTAAAAATGAGGTAATATCAGATCCCGGATGGGAAACTGTTGAGCAGGCCGGGCTGACTGCTTACCGCAAAAAAAGATAG
- a CDS encoding response regulator translates to MKTKMDFPSINERKPDGLKPDGTPYRVLIVDDSMFVSKQISQILTSEGFEIAGTASDGEEGLEKYKELYPNIDLVTMDITMPKMDGVTSLEKIIEFDKEARVIMISALGKQDLVKKALMLGAKNYIVKPLDRAKVLERVLMSLQ, encoded by the coding sequence ATGAAAACAAAAATGGATTTTCCCAGCATAAATGAACGCAAACCTGATGGACTAAAGCCCGATGGAACCCCCTACCGTGTATTAATTGTCGATGATTCGATGTTTGTCAGTAAACAAATTTCGCAGATTCTTACCTCGGAAGGGTTTGAGATTGCAGGAACAGCCTCCGACGGAGAAGAGGGGCTCGAAAAATATAAAGAGCTTTATCCGAATATCGATCTTGTCACCATGGATATTACCATGCCGAAGATGGATGGGGTTACCTCTTTAGAAAAGATCATTGAGTTCGACAAAGAAGCACGGGTTATTATGATTAGTGCTCTTGGTAAGCAGGATCTTGTAAAGAAGGCGCTCATGCTTGGTGCCAAGAACTATATTGTGAAACCCCTTGATCGGGCAAAAGTTCTTGAAAGGGTATTGATGAGCCTCCAGTAA
- a CDS encoding chemotaxis protein CheX: MRVEYINPFVESAFNVLKEVVGSNVERGELFLKSSSQPVLGVAAIVGLAGDVEGRVLFDMTKDTALGVASAMNGESLTSLDELVKATITELANMITAQAVTKLHELGFKFDLTPPALITGENMEVTDTEVEALIVPVQLEQGKIEINVAIRERA, encoded by the coding sequence ATGAGAGTCGAGTATATTAATCCCTTTGTCGAGTCCGCTTTCAATGTATTGAAAGAGGTCGTAGGGTCTAATGTTGAGAGAGGAGAGCTTTTCCTTAAATCCAGTTCCCAACCGGTACTTGGTGTTGCAGCTATAGTCGGGCTTGCCGGAGATGTGGAAGGCCGGGTTCTTTTCGATATGACAAAAGACACGGCTTTGGGAGTCGCTTCCGCAATGAATGGGGAATCGCTTACTTCCCTTGATGAGCTTGTGAAAGCCACAATTACCGAATTGGCCAACATGATAACGGCTCAGGCGGTAACAAAACTTCATGAACTCGGTTTTAAGTTTGATTTGACGCCGCCTGCTCTTATTACGGGAGAAAATATGGAAGTGACCGATACCGAGGTTGAAGCCCTTATTGTTCCCGTTCAGCTTGAGCAGGGAAAGATTGAGATTAATGTTGCGATCCGTGAACGAGCATAG
- a CDS encoding chemotaxis protein CheA produces the protein MSDYLDPNNEELLKDFFMEANLQVDTLEQNILVLENDPGNRDSVDEIFRAAHTLKGGSATVQMTELAEFTHVVEDVLDGIRSDEVSVDTGVVDTLLESIDIIKAMLAARADSSVYDEPVDDIKEHLESLLPGNGGKAPAKKKAAPPPKAEVQSAKADSASEGLSEYDILELQEAAELQENVYEIVVHFNPDHPMNTVGGVQIFAALKGLGTVLKTIPEFEELYEDEFYPEVRYYLATEESRDAVLKHTEVADVVVDSQVIPLEELTSTLSQQKVEEHLLSPSDADKGPEKEPEVDAGEGEDLQPEKSEEKEAEPRSKKREQEIRKQSTGSVLRVDSRRIDNLLNLVSEAVITKATFNQISVQFGEAQLSLSTIEKQYRETLKELFDSLPDYLEEIQSGTAVKQIKAELLDRFGHLYSLLDPLEGSLKGSVAKFRSTAQNLSRTTSELQEGVMQIRMVPISQIFNRFPRLVRDVSRELSKKVKLEIEGEDTELDKSVIEDLLDPLIHCVRNSVDHGVETPEERERAGKEKEGLVRLKASNEGNMIIIEIIDDGKGIDVDAVRGKAIERGLIHPNKKLSDIEAFNLIFEPGFSTAKKVTNISGRGVGLDVVRKQIEKLNGNVSVWSEHGKGSKITIKIPLTLAIIQGLLIRVGSEVYAIPITSVIDSHRIKPKEIRMIDNYEVFNVRDDVVSLIRLNRLFGIPTREDQDHHFVVIVGTGDKKMGLVVDSLIGEEDVVIKPLRDKYTNAPGIAGATILGDGTVALIIDVSQLLDLGMRQELENRRRRSATIG, from the coding sequence ATGAGCGACTACTTAGATCCAAATAACGAAGAACTCCTGAAAGATTTCTTTATGGAAGCAAATCTTCAGGTTGATACCCTCGAACAGAACATCCTTGTTTTGGAGAATGATCCGGGAAATCGTGATTCGGTTGATGAGATATTCAGGGCGGCACATACGCTCAAGGGTGGATCAGCAACCGTTCAGATGACCGAGCTCGCCGAATTTACCCATGTTGTGGAAGATGTTCTCGATGGTATCAGAAGTGATGAGGTAAGCGTCGATACCGGAGTGGTGGATACGCTTCTCGAATCAATCGATATCATAAAGGCAATGCTCGCGGCGAGAGCTGATAGTTCGGTCTATGATGAGCCGGTGGATGATATCAAGGAGCATCTGGAGTCTCTCCTCCCCGGAAATGGCGGTAAGGCTCCTGCAAAAAAGAAGGCTGCGCCTCCTCCGAAGGCCGAAGTGCAGTCTGCTAAGGCGGACTCCGCCAGTGAAGGGCTTTCCGAGTATGATATCCTGGAATTACAGGAAGCTGCGGAGCTGCAGGAAAATGTGTATGAGATCGTCGTTCATTTTAACCCCGATCATCCGATGAATACCGTCGGGGGGGTGCAGATTTTCGCTGCATTGAAAGGTCTCGGTACCGTTCTTAAGACCATCCCCGAATTTGAAGAGTTGTATGAGGATGAGTTTTATCCCGAGGTGCGATACTATCTTGCGACCGAAGAATCGCGGGATGCTGTTTTGAAACATACCGAGGTTGCCGATGTTGTCGTCGATTCTCAGGTGATTCCGCTTGAGGAGCTTACTTCCACCCTTTCGCAACAGAAAGTGGAGGAACATCTTCTTTCGCCGTCAGATGCCGATAAGGGGCCTGAGAAAGAACCTGAGGTCGATGCAGGCGAGGGAGAAGACCTTCAGCCTGAAAAGAGTGAAGAGAAAGAGGCCGAGCCTCGCTCGAAGAAGCGTGAACAAGAGATACGGAAGCAATCTACCGGTTCCGTTCTTCGTGTGGATTCCCGGCGGATCGATAATTTGTTGAATCTTGTCAGTGAGGCGGTTATTACCAAGGCCACCTTTAATCAGATCAGCGTGCAGTTTGGGGAGGCTCAACTTTCCCTCTCCACTATTGAAAAACAGTACCGCGAAACCCTAAAAGAACTTTTTGATTCTTTGCCGGACTACCTGGAGGAGATTCAATCGGGTACGGCGGTAAAACAGATCAAAGCGGAGCTTCTCGACCGTTTCGGTCATCTTTATTCCCTTCTTGATCCGCTGGAAGGCTCTTTGAAGGGCAGTGTAGCCAAATTCAGGAGTACGGCCCAGAACCTTTCCCGTACGACCAGTGAGCTCCAGGAAGGGGTCATGCAGATCCGGATGGTTCCCATCAGCCAGATCTTTAACCGCTTTCCGCGGCTGGTTCGGGATGTTTCCCGTGAGCTTTCGAAAAAGGTCAAGCTCGAGATCGAGGGAGAAGATACGGAGCTTGACAAGTCGGTAATCGAGGACCTTCTTGATCCTCTTATCCACTGTGTCCGCAATTCTGTGGATCATGGAGTGGAAACCCCGGAAGAGAGGGAGCGTGCGGGGAAAGAGAAAGAGGGGCTTGTTAGGCTCAAGGCAAGTAATGAAGGAAATATGATCATCATCGAGATCATCGATGATGGTAAGGGGATTGATGTCGACGCCGTTCGAGGCAAGGCCATTGAACGGGGGTTGATCCACCCGAATAAGAAGCTTTCCGATATTGAGGCTTTCAACTTGATTTTCGAGCCTGGTTTCTCTACGGCAAAGAAGGTAACCAATATCTCCGGCCGCGGTGTGGGCCTTGATGTGGTGCGGAAGCAGATCGAAAAGTTGAACGGAAACGTCAGTGTCTGGTCCGAGCACGGCAAGGGGAGTAAAATTACCATTAAAATCCCGCTGACCCTTGCCATTATTCAGGGACTTTTGATCCGTGTCGGCAGCGAAGTCTACGCCATACCTATTACATCGGTTATCGATAGTCACCGCATCAAACCCAAAGAGATTCGTATGATTGATAATTACGAGGTCTTTAATGTCCGGGATGATGTGGTAAGTCTTATCCGCCTTAACCGCCTTTTCGGTATCCCCACACGAGAGGATCAGGACCATCATTTTGTGGTTATCGTGGGAACCGGAGATAAAAAGATGGGGTTAGTGGTTGATTCGCTGATCGGAGAAGAGGATGTGGTTATCAAACCGCTTCGTGATAAATATACCAACGCCCCGGGTATTGCCGGTGCTACCATTCTGGGAGACGGAACCGTCGCCCTGATTATTGATGTTAGCCAGTTGCTTGATCTCGGAATGCGTCAGGAGCTTGAGAACCGTCGCCGAAGGTCTGCTACCATCGGATGA
- a CDS encoding HD domain-containing phosphohydrolase, whose protein sequence is MEERFTIIAVDDEENILKALKRLFRNLSMVECITTTDPYEAEEILKKQPIDLIICDERMPKVSGHAFLAFVKERYPFTVRIIITGYSDPEVLTSAINRGEVYRFIQKPWDDEELLVIVRRALEHGKLLRDHNRLEEELKKKNHELEQMNNKLEALVQRRTSELQKTLELLKDSRDRAVGGFRKSANLLSSMIHLFQRDIGNHARRVALLCEQMIPLMKLQGEDVRNLMMAAYFHEIGKVGRQDTGDEPVAQEHYAEIGENLISQGMGMKDIGTIIRHHREHFDGSGRPDGLAGEAIPLSSRILKVLAEYDWMIHRDGKSVQDALAFLLQHSEQLYDPLVVTRFHQLLRESGETNSSSVPLKDLKPGMELMSDIFLKDGVLFLPGKTVITAEILERIDRFRDLIEERKGYYIRPEHEGSDTDAGEQKKPGNN, encoded by the coding sequence ATGGAAGAACGCTTTACCATTATTGCGGTAGATGATGAAGAAAATATTCTTAAGGCTCTGAAACGCCTTTTTCGCAACCTCTCCATGGTGGAATGCATAACCACGACCGATCCCTACGAGGCTGAAGAGATTTTAAAAAAACAACCTATCGATCTCATTATCTGTGACGAGCGTATGCCCAAGGTCTCCGGTCATGCTTTTCTTGCTTTTGTAAAGGAACGCTATCCATTTACGGTCAGGATTATTATTACCGGCTACTCAGATCCGGAGGTGCTCACTTCGGCAATAAATAGGGGAGAGGTATACCGATTTATCCAGAAACCCTGGGACGATGAGGAGCTACTCGTTATTGTGCGCAGGGCTCTTGAACACGGGAAGCTTTTGCGTGACCATAATCGCCTGGAAGAAGAACTCAAGAAAAAAAATCATGAACTTGAACAGATGAACAACAAACTTGAGGCCTTGGTCCAACGGCGGACTTCCGAACTCCAGAAAACACTTGAACTCCTAAAAGACTCCAGGGACCGGGCAGTAGGAGGCTTTCGAAAGTCTGCAAATCTTTTGAGCAGCATGATCCACCTGTTTCAGCGGGATATTGGCAACCATGCCCGTCGTGTGGCTCTTTTATGCGAGCAAATGATCCCTTTAATGAAACTCCAGGGGGAGGATGTCCGCAATTTGATGATGGCTGCCTATTTTCATGAGATCGGCAAGGTAGGGCGGCAGGATACCGGAGATGAGCCGGTGGCTCAGGAACATTATGCCGAGATCGGGGAGAACCTGATTTCACAAGGCATGGGGATGAAGGATATCGGGACGATCATCCGCCACCATCGCGAACATTTCGACGGATCGGGGCGGCCCGACGGCCTTGCAGGCGAGGCCATCCCTTTGTCGTCAAGAATCCTTAAGGTTTTGGCCGAATATGACTGGATGATACACAGGGACGGGAAGAGTGTGCAGGACGCTCTTGCCTTCTTACTCCAACATAGTGAACAACTATACGATCCATTGGTGGTCACACGTTTTCACCAATTGCTTAGGGAGAGTGGTGAAACAAACAGTTCCAGTGTCCCACTGAAAGATCTGAAGCCGGGAATGGAGTTGATGAGTGATATCTTTCTTAAAGACGGTGTCCTTTTTCTTCCCGGCAAGACTGTGATAACGGCGGAAATCCTTGAGCGCATAGATCGGTTTCGCGACCTGATAGAGGAGCGTAAAGGATATTACATTAGACCCGAACATGAAGGAAGCGACACAGATGCAGGAGAACAAAAAAAACCTGGAAATAATTGA
- a CDS encoding STAS domain-containing protein yields MQENKKNLEIIDREFTSSQNRAVLESSVSEIRPQAVVARVSGALDGENSTLFLGAAKKLIDVCLEEERGELVIDLHRLTYASSAGIGIMMSILTMARASGVVLLLANPTEKVSSVMHLLGFESFFSIISLE; encoded by the coding sequence ATGCAGGAGAACAAAAAAAACCTGGAAATAATTGATCGTGAGTTTACCTCTTCTCAAAATCGAGCGGTTCTTGAATCTTCAGTAAGCGAGATTCGACCTCAGGCGGTTGTCGCTCGCGTTTCAGGGGCGCTGGACGGAGAGAATTCCACCCTTTTTCTAGGGGCGGCAAAGAAACTTATCGATGTATGCCTTGAAGAAGAGCGTGGAGAATTGGTTATTGATCTGCACAGACTTACCTATGCATCTTCTGCCGGGATCGGCATCATGATGTCCATTTTGACAATGGCACGGGCGTCAGGTGTGGTGCTTCTCCTTGCAAATCCCACCGAAAAGGTTAGCTCAGTTATGCACCTCCTCGGGTTTGAGTCATTCTTTTCCATCATTTCCCTCGAATAG